In Subdoligranulum variabile, the genomic stretch TTCCACAAGAGGATCGTCAGGCTTTGACAGATGAACAGGTGGAGCGCCTTTTGGATGCTATCCGAGATTTGCCGCCTTATGTCTTTGTCATGATTGGTTTATATGCAGGGCTACGCCGGGAAGAAATTCTTGCTCTGCAATGGGATTCAGTATATCTGGATACAGATACTCCATATCTGACGGTAAGACGGGCATGGCACACCGAACATAACAGACCGGTGATTTCGGATGAATTGAAAACCAAGGCTGCGGAGAGAAATATCCCCCTTCCTGTTTGCTTGGCTGAGTGTTTGAAAGCAGCAAAGGAAACTTCGACTTCGGAGTATGTGGTTTCAAACCGGGATGGCGAACCGCTGTCCTACACGCAGTTTAAGCGACTTTGGCAGTATATTGTTACGAGGACGGTCAAGGAGCGGAGCTATTATCGGTATGAAGATGGAAAAAGAGTAAAGCATACTGTCACACCTGTCTTGGGAGAAAAGGCTGCTCATAACGGAAAAGTGGTTTACAGTCTGGACTTTGAAGTAACACCCCATCAGCTGCGGCATACTTACATTACCAATCTCATTCATGCATCGGTAGATCCCAAAACGGTTCAATACCTGGCAGGCCATGAAAGCAGCAAGATTACCATGGACATTTATGCAAAGGTTAAGTACAACAGACCAAATGAGTTGGTCAGATCAATGAACTGTGCGTTTGCAAGCTGGGATGCAGCACAGTAATAACAAATAGGAAATGAAGCAGGAGCGAGGCAAGGATGTCTCGCTCTTTGTTTTACCTCAGCCGTATCTTTGATTAAATCGAGGCTTTCTGATAAAAAGAGAGTGTAGATACGGAGACTACACATTATCAAGAAAGGACGATCAAAGATGGCAAAAAAGAAAACACAGATCCCGAAGTACGGGACCATTACATTGAAAGGAATCCAGTATTACAGAACCAGGATTACGGATGCAGATGGCAAAGAGTTGAGTTTGTATGCCGCAACTTGTGAAGAATTGTATGAGAAGCAGTTAGAGGCCCGGAAGCAGGTGGAAGAAATTATCTTTCACCGGCAGCACCCGACAGTAGCCGAGTATGGAGAGAAGTGGCTGCTGATGCAGTCGGCAAAGGTGTCTGCGTCTACACTCAGAGGTTATACGAGGGATATGACAAACTATATCATAAAACCTCTGGGAGAGATGTATATGGAAGAAGTGACCGCTGACGATATTCGGCTGGCGCTTGTTCCATTGTCAAAGAAATCGGAAGGCTTATACAATAAGGTCAATATGCTACTCAAGTGCATTTTTTATGCGGCAGAGAGAAACCAAATTCTTGAACACAATCCCTGTGTGGGAATATCGGGCAAGGGCGGAAAACCATCAAAAAAGAGAGAGGCATTGA encodes the following:
- a CDS encoding tyrosine-type recombinase/integrase, giving the protein MANRKIILPQYGTVMKRGVLYYRTRIKDANGKLVAIYAKTPEELYNKETLALEQIENATFHRKTPTVAEYCEKWLLMQSVHVRATTLTDYTSKVRRHIIAELGDKRMGEVSLDDIQLALVPVSKKSASVYKSVVILYKSIFRAAMESRIIDHNPTIYLTTKGGGVPQEDRQALTDEQVERLLDAIRDLPPYVFVMIGLYAGLRREEILALQWDSVYLDTDTPYLTVRRAWHTEHNRPVISDELKTKAAERNIPLPVCLAECLKAAKETSTSEYVVSNRDGEPLSYTQFKRLWQYIVTRTVKERSYYRYEDGKRVKHTVTPVLGEKAAHNGKVVYSLDFEVTPHQLRHTYITNLIHASVDPKTVQYLAGHESSKITMDIYAKVKYNRPNELVRSMNCAFASWDAAQ